The nucleotide sequence GCCCTTCTAAATCCGCAATCGTCCTTGCCACTTTTAGGATCCGGAAATAGGTTCTCGCTGAAAATCCAAATTTCTCAATAGCCAACTTTAAAATCTCCTCAGATTTTTCGTCAAGCTTGCAAAATTCCTTTATGGCTCTTGAATCCATGTGAGCATTACAATACATCCTCTTTTTCAATTTAAATCTCCTGAGCTGAATCTCCCTAGCCCTCATCACCCTCTCCCTAATAGCCTTAGAGTCCTCACCATCTTCCATTCTGCTTAAGTTTTCAAACTTTAAAGCAGGTACTTCAATCTGAATGTCAATTCTGTCCAGAAGAGGTCCTGAAACTCTTGACCTGTACTTCAAAATACTTGAAGGAGTGCAAGTGCATTGATGAAGAGGGTCACCATAATAGCCGCATGGACAGGGATTCATAGCGGCAAC is from bacterium and encodes:
- a CDS encoding ATP-binding protein, producing the protein VAAMNPCPCGYYGDPLHQCTCTPSSILKYRSRVSGPLLDRIDIQIEVPALKFENLSRMEDGEDSKAIRERVMRAREIQLRRFKLKKRMYCNAHMDSRAIKEFCKLDEKSEEILKLAIEKFGFSARTYFRILKVARTIADLEGLQEITPKCVQEAIHYRIFDKRMLLE